The following DNA comes from Streptomyces sp. Ag109_O5-10.
CGTCATCACGGGCGGCGTGGTCCTCACCGCGCTGCTGACCGCCGTCGCCGTGTCGGCCGTCTCCGTGGCCGTCGCCGCCGTGGTCCTGCGCTCTTTGCTGCGCGAACACAACCGGCGCTGATCCCTCCGCCCGACCCCTGGGGCGGCCACGACACCGCCAAGCATCCGGCCGCCCCGGGGCCCGTCACTCCTGACCGAGCCAGCCAGAAGGAGCCAGCCATCTTCACCCGCACCACCCCGCCCCCGCTCCGCGAACTCACCAACCTCGCTTCCGGCGGCACCCTGCCCGGTATCCTCCGCCAACTCTCCGGCCTCGGCGGCTGTACCAACCCCATCCGCCTCGACGGCCACCGCACCGAGTACGACGTCGACACCACGACCGGTGAGATCGGCCGCATCCTCCAGCACCTCAACTCGACCGATCTGCCCGCCGGCCAACTCCTCGTCCGCTGCAACAACCGCCGCACCACCCGATGCGCGGCCTGCGCCGAGATCTACCGCCGCGACACCTTCCACCTGATCACGGCCGGGCTCCGGGGCGGCAAGGGCACCCCTGAGCAGGTCGCCGCGCACCCCCGCATCTTCGCCACCTTCACCGCGCCTGGCTTCGGCCTCGTCCACAACCGCCGCACCGACGGCCGCGCCTGCCGCTGCGGCACCCACCACGACCAGGACGACGACGCCCTCGGCACCCCGCTCGACCCCGACACCTACGACTACGAAGCGGCCGTGCTCTGGAACGCCCACGCAGGTGCGCTCTGGCGACGTTTCTCGATCTACCTCCACCGTGAGGTCGCCAAGCGCGCAGGCCTCTCACAGCGACGCCTACGCGACCACGCCCGCGTCTCCTTCGCCAAGGTCGCCGAATACCAGAAGCGCGGCGCCGTCCACTTCCACGCCGTCATCCGCCTCGACGGCCCGAACGGCGGCGACACCCCACCCCCGCCCTGGGCCACCGCCGAACTCCTCACCGACGCCATCCAGACCGCCGCCACCAAGGTCCGGGTCGACGGCCCGACCCTCGACGGCCGCACCCATGCCTTCACCTTCGGCCGCCAACTCGACGTCCGCACCATCCGATCCGCCGACTTCAACGACGGCCAGGAACTCACCGAACGGGCCGTCGCCGCCTACATCGCCAAGTACGCCACCAAGGGCGCCGAGACCGCCACGGGAGCGCTCGACCGGCCGCTGAAGTTCGCCGCCGAACTCGCCCAGCTCGACATCAGCGACCACGCCCGCCGCCTCATCCGAACCGCCTGGACACTCGGCGCCCGCAAGGATCTCGAACACCTCCGCCTGCGCGCCTGGGCCCACATGCTCGGCTTCCGCGGCCACTTCTCCACCAAATCCCGCCGCTACTCCACCACCCTCGGCGCCCTCCGCGACGCCCGCGCCGAATGGCGCCGAGCCCAAGCGGTAGCACCCGCCAACCCTCAGCCGGGCACGACATACGTCCTCGCGCACTGGGTCTTCGCCGGCACCGGCCTCAGCTCCGCCGAGACCTGGCTCGCCGCATCCCTCGCACCAGCCCCCGGAACGGAAGGAGAACCCACCGCATGACCGACCGCTACCTGTCCGTCGACCAGGTCGCCGAGCTGCTCGGCACGACCACCCGCTTCCCCCGGCGGCTGATCGAAGAACGGCGCATCCGGTACGTGAAGGTCGGTCGGCACGTACGCATCCCCCAGAGCGCGGTCGACGAGTTCATCCAGTCCCGCACCGTGGAGCCGTTGAGGCGTCCCCGCACCGGCTTCAGGAGGGCCGCCTGATGGCCAACAGCAAGGGCAGGCGCCGCCGCTTCGGCGCGATCAGACGGCTTCCTTCCGGTCGGTACCAGGCGCGCTATCCGGGCCCTGACGGCGTGATGCGTCCGGCTCCGATCACGTTCGAGACGACGGCGGACGCGGACGACTGGCTCGCCGAGAAACAGACGGAGATCCGCCGGGGCGAGTGGCGCGATCCCGAGGCAGGCGCGGTGAGCTTCCGGGCCTACGCAGACAAGTGGGTCGACGAACGGGAGATCGCGCCTCTGACCCGCGACCTGTACCGCTATCTCCTCGACAAGCACCTGTTCGCCTTCACTGAGTCGGACTTGGACGAGATCACGGCTCCCCGCGTGCGTGAGTGGCGGGCCGATCGGCTGCGAACCGCCAACGCCAAGACGATGACCGCCAAGGCGTACCGGCTGCTCAAGGCCATCATGGAGACGGCAGTGGACGACGAGTTGATCTCTCGCAACCCGTGCCGGATCAAGGGCGCCGGTAAGGAGAAGGCGGCTGAGCGGCGCATCGCTACCGTCGCCCAGGTCGACGCACTCGCCAACGCCGTGGGGATGCGATGGCGGCTCATGGTCTACCTCGGTGCGTACGGTCCGATGCGTCCGGAAGAGCTGGCCGGCCTCCGCCGCCGGGACGTCGACCTCGACAACCTCCGCGTCCGCGTCCGCCTCGCCGAGCCGGAGCGGATGAACGGGCGGCGGGTACAGGGCGACACCAAGTCCGAGGCCGGAACCCGGACTGTGATTCTTCCCGCGTTCCTCCACCGGGAGCTCCGCTGGCATCTGGAGAGCTACGCCGAGCAGGGGCCGGATGGGTTGCTGTTCGTGGGCGAGAAGGGTGCTCCATTCCGGCGCAGCACCTTCGGGCGGAGGTGGCGGAAGGCGCGGGAGATCGTCGGCATGCCCGAGGGCTTCCGGTTCTACGACCTCCGGCACACGGGGCACACGCTGTCCACGCGCTCCGGGGCCACGCTCAAGGACACGATGGTCCGGGCCGGACAGTCCTCCGAGAAGGCGGCGCTGATCTATCAGCACTCCGACGACGAGCGGCAGGAAGAGGTCGCCGCCGGGCTGGACGCTACGGTCCGTAAGGCACGGGCAGCCGCCGCGCAGAGGGCGCCCGACAAGCCTTCTGGCACGAATCTGGCACGCGACAACTGATCACCATGGACAGCAAAAAGGCCCGGGTCTGTGACCTGGGCCTTCTCCATGGAGCGGGTGACGAGAATCGAACTCGCGCTCTCAGCTTGGGAAGCTGATGTTCTACCATTAAACTACACCCGCGTAAGACGCCGACGGAGTCGGTGCCTGAACGCTCGCTCACTGTACCCCATGACGGACCCCCGGTGCTCAGGCCGTGGGGTTCGTGTGCGTTTCGGGGGATGGGGCGAGGGTGGGATACGGGTGCGGGCGACCGGAGTTGGGGCGTACGGTGGAGGTGTGGGAGAGGGGCCCGGCAGGCCGGAGTGCCGCCTGGAGAGCCGTCCCTTTGATCCCGTAATGTGGCTTTCCGTCGTCACGGCAGTAAGCCCGACGCGGCTCCTGGGGAAGGGACTCAAGGGACTTGATGGAACGCACCGTCGTCCGCTGTGCCGAAGGGCACGTGTTCAGCACCGCTTCGTTCCCGATGCAGCAGGCCGAGCGGCTCGGCCCTGGTCGGCTCGTGCGGTGTCCCAAGTGCGCCCGGCTGCGCAGCGTCGTGCCGGTCGCACTGGAGAAGCAGCAGTAGCGGAAGAAGATCAGAAACAGCAGTAGCACGGGCGCGCGGACTCCTCACGATTGTCGTGGGTCCGCGCGCCTTGCGTATCCTCGGGGCGTGCTTCTCTCAGACAAGGACATCCGGGCCGAGATCGACGCCGGGCGGGTACGGATCGATCCCTACGACGAAACCATGGTGCAGCCGTCGAGCATCGACGTCCGGCTGGACCGTATGTTCCGGGTGTTCGAGAACCACCGGTACCCGCACATCGACCCCTCCGTCGAGCAGGCGGACCTCACCAGGCTCGTGGAACCCGAGGGCGACGAGCCCTTCATCCTCCACCCCGGTGAGTTCGTGCTGGCCTCGACGTACGAGGTCATCACCCTGCCCGACGATCTCGCGTCCCGGCTGGAGGGCAAGTCCTCGCTCGGGCGGCTCGGGCTGGTCACCCACTCCACCGCCGGGTTCATCGACCCCGGCTTCAGCGGGCACGTGACCCTTGAGCTGTCCAATCTCGCGACCCTCCCCATCAAGCTGTGGCCGGGCATGAAGATCGGGCAGCTGTGCATGTTCCGGCTCTCCTCCCCCGCCGAGCACTCCTACGGCAGTGAGCGCTACGGCTCCCGCTACCAGGGACAGCGCGGGCCCACCGCGTCCCGCTCCTACCTCAATTTCCATCGGACGCAGGTGTGAGGGGCCGGTCATGAGCAGCGACAGTCCGGTGCGGGAGAACCTCACCTACGAGCAGTTCGGCGTCGCCGTGCGCGAGCTCGCGCAGACCATCGCCGACGACGGGTTCGAGCCCGACATAGTGCTCAGCATCGCGCGCGGCGGGGTCTTCGTCGCCGGCGGCCTCGCCTACGCCCTCGACTGCAAGAACCTGCACCTGGTGAACGTCGAGTTCTACACAGGTGTGGGGACGACGCTGGAAATGCCGGTCATGCTCGCGCCCGTCCCCAACGTGATCGACTTCAGTGACAAGAAGGTCCTGATCACGGACGACGTCGCCGACACCGGCAAGACACTGAAGCTGGTCCGCGACTTCTGCCTCGAGACGGTCGCCGAGGTACGGTCCGCGGTGATCTACGAGAAGTCCCACTCCCTCGTGAAGTGCGAGTACGTGTGGAAGCGGACCGATGACTGGATCAACTTCCCGTGGAGTGTCCTGCCTGTAGTACGTAAGTCAGGTGAGCCGGTCACCCCGTCTAAGGAGGCGCTCTGACCTGCTGAAGGTCGCGCGTGGCACACGGTGATCGCTCGGCAGCCTGTGGTGCCTGACAGGCCCCGACAGTTTGCGTGATCAGCACACTTGATCGCGGCCAGGGGACGAAGACGATCCGGACGGCCCAGAGACGGCCCCGGAACTCCGATCCAGGGCCATCACGCGAGGGCACCTTATCCGCGAGGGCTGGGGACTTGCTTCCAACCGTCGACCGACCTGGTGACGAACAGAACGCGATAGACCTCGCGTGTCCACACAGTGGCGCCCTCCCCGTAATCGGGGAGTTCCTGGAACGCTTCCTCCTTCGAGTCGAAGCTGTACTTCCGACCCTTCGCGTCCTTGATCATCCACTCTCTGCCGGTCAGCCCCGCTGCTCCCATGGCCACGATGCTCTGTCCTCCCCATTGGCGTGGCGAGATCGTAGCCGCTGTGGCCTCGGGGGCGGACGGCCGACCGGCGATTAGCTGTGTCCTCATCCTCATGAGGTCGATCGCGGGGACCGTCGACGTCGGTCAACCGGGCCTGCGCGTCGGCCGGCCGTCCACTGAGGTACGACGTCGGCCGCTGCTGTTCGTGCCCGCTGGTGTCAGCAGCTGACGTCAGCCGCCGCATGCAGCCTTGACCAGCGCCGCCATTCTCCGGCCCTGCCAGGGACTGCCCCGATAATCTACGGCGCCTCCTGCGACACTGCCGCGACAGTGACGCCAGTCATGAGGCAGGGGGGGAGGAACGGCGTGCTTCTCTACGGGGTGCTCGCACTGATCGCGGGTAGCGCTTCCATCGTGGTGGCCTGTGGCTGTCGCGGCGTGGACGTCTGGGTGTGGGACTGGTCAGACGTGACCTTTTCGCCGCGCTACAGGACGCGATGGGGGACGCCCTGGAAGAACCTTGAACGCATGAGGCTGCAGTTCGGGTTCGTAGGAGTCGTGTTGGTCCTGGTCGGACTGGTGACCATGACGCGCTAACGGGCCACCCTCTGCGCACGGCAACGCATCAGGCTCGCCACCGCGCCTGCTCGCACTTCCTCAACCCACCGCTCTCCCCAGCTCCCATCCCGTACGCCGTCTCCCCACACACCGTGGAGCGGACGTGGTTCAGGGCGCCCAGGTGGAGCGCGCCACTGTACGAACGAACCGGAGGCAGTGTTCCGACCGCGGCTCTCCCGTCCAGGTCTCGACTCGGGGCCGTAGCTCACTGCGGCCCCAGGATCCGGCCCACTGCGCCGTAGGCGTGTGGGGGCCCGGGCCATCATTGGGTCAAGTCAGCCTGGCCCGTGCTGCCTCCCGTGGTGAAGAGGGCCGGGCAGGTTCTCGACGCCTGAGCGTGGACGACGACACGGACGAGGGGCCCCGGCACGGATGCCGGGGCCCCTCGTTCGTGTGTGCGGTGCTAGAACGTGCCCAGCTTCACGATCGACAGCAGGGCGATCAGCTGGATCGCCGACGCGCCCAGGGCCTTCGGCCACGGCAGGTCGTGGGACTTGCCGACCATGAGGGTGAGCAGGACGCCCGCCGCGACCCAGGTGGCCCAGCCGAGGAGCTGGACGAAGCCGGCGTTGCCGCCGAAGAACACGGCGAAGAGCAGGCGGGGCGCATCGGTGATGGACATGATCAGCATGGAGAGGCCGACCGTCGGCTGCCAGGCTCCGTCGCCGCCGAGCTGGCGGGCCAGGGTGTGGGTCACCACGCCCAGGACGAAGGACGAGAGCACCATCGCGACGGCCGTCACGAGGACGATCGGGACCGCGTTGGTGAGGGTGGCGTTGATCGCGTCCGCGCGGGCGCCGTCGAAGCCGAAGACGGCGAGCAGGCCGTAGAGGAAGGTCACGATGAGGGCGGGACCCCACATCGCGTAGTCCCGCATCTGGAGGAAGGTCTGGTTCGGGGCGAGGACGATCCCCTTCAGCAGGTCCTTCCAGTGCAGGCGCGGGCCGATCGGGCCGGACGGCGCCGCCGAGCCCGCGTGGTAGGTCGCGCCCTGCGTGTAGCCCGCGGCCTCGTCGACGGAGAAGGCCTGGGTGCTGCCCGGGTGGTTCGCCGCGTACGGGTCGGGGGCGCCGGCGCCGTAGCCGTTGTCGTCGCCGAAGTACTCCGGGCCGTCGCCGCCGGGCTGCGTACGGCCGTGGTGGCCGCCGCGCGCCTGCGCCTGCGGCCAGCCGGACGCGCCGCCGTGCTGCGGGTACGGCTGCGGGGCCGACGGGTATCCGTACGACGGCCCCGGCTGCCCCCCGTAGCTCTGGGGCGGCGCCTGCTGCCCGTACGCGGGTTGTTGCGGTCGCGCTTGCGGGGCGCGGTCGTCCCGGCCGCCGCGTCCGTTCCTGAATCCAGCCACGTCTTCGAACGTACCTGGTCCCGGAGATCGGTGTGGCGGGCTCGGGCACCCGAGCCCGCCATTGCGGCAGAGCTGTGACATCCCCTAGGGGCAATGCCGTTGCTTTATGGGTCGGCGGGTTTGGGTCGTTTGATGCGCACTGCTCGGGTTCCGGTGCGGGTGGGCTGGGGCCAGGTGTGGTGTTCGGCCCGTTTGAGGCGGTAGTTGGACATCTTGCGTTTGACGACGCGAGGCTGGCTGCGCAGGCGTCTGTGCGGCAGGAGTCGTTCCAGCAGGTCATGCTGGAGCAGGACGAGCGCTCTCACCAGCAGGTCAGGGGGAAAAACTGCCCGGCGTGACGGTCACGCTGCGCCGGGCAGAGCGCAAGGTCTCAGTGAAGGAGACCTGGTCGGGATCCAGACTCCGGGTGGCGGCGGTTCTCACCATCAGCTCGCGTAGCGCGTGGTGGACCAGCAGATGTGCCCAGATCTGCTGCAGGACACCTTCTGGTGTTTTGCTGCTGATCACCACGCGGGCTCCGCGTTGATGCGTCTTGAGCTCGGCGAAAACGGCTTCCGCCTCCCAGCGCTCCTGATACAGCGCGGCCAGCTGGCGGGCGGGATGGCGGCGGGCATCGAGCAGGCTGGTCACCAGCCGGTAGTCCTCGCCCGCGTGGCCGGTGCCGTTCAGCTGGTAGGCCAGCACCCGCACCGTGACCGGGTCGGTGTGCGCGGGATCGGTGTGAGCGTGGATGCGGGAGAGCCAGGATCCGTCCCGCAGGATCCGGTCAACGGGCAGGACCCGGTTGGCCGGCACCCTCCATAACAGGTCGGCGCCGGTAGCGGTGAAGGCCCGCCACAACGGCACACCGAGGAACTCCCTGTCGGCCAGCACGAGTTGTCCCGGCCCGCAGGAGCGGGGCAGGCGGCTTACGAGGGTGACTTCCCCAGTGCGGCAGCCGGCCAGCTCGGCGTCCAGCACGAGGTGCGTGCCCACCTCGATCAAGCAGGCCATCCGTACTTGGGGAAAGGAACTCTTGTCGTGGCCGCGGCTGTTTCCGGGGCGGCCGAAGGCAGCCTCGTTGGCCGCGCTGTCGGCAACGTCCCAGCAGGTCCCGTCCACTGCCAGTAGCCGCAGCCCCCGCCAGAACGCCCCCGGAGTTCCCTCGGTGCCCATCGGTTTCGCGGTCGTGGTGAACAGGACCCGCAGCGGCTCGGGACCCAGCCGCTGACGGGCCCGGAACAGTGACGATTTCGCCGGAATGCGCCAGTCACCCAGCAGGCCCTGGCCACGCAGGCCCTCGACCAGATGCCTCATCACGTCCAGATACGGCGCCGGCGAGAACAGGGCCAGCCCGAGCACGAAATACACCATCAGCCGGGCCGGCAGCAGGCGCCTGCGCTGTTCCGCACGACCGCACGCGGCCACTGCACGATCCACCAGACCGGACGGGTACACCCAGGTCAGCAAACCCAAGCCTGATAACTCGCCGACATCCGCAGACACCCGAACCACCCCCGGGAACACTGCACAACAGCGTACGCCCACGAGCTAACGCAACGGCATTGCCCCTAGGGGGCCGGATCCGGGTCGGATCCCGGTCGGACCGGGGCCCGTCCGGGGTCGGGGGCGGGGTCGGAATCGGTCGGCGGGTCAGTCGCCGCCCAGCCGGGCCAGGGCGGCTCGCATCCCCTCGGTGAAGCGCCGGCCGGCCGGCAGGAGTTCGCCGCTGCCCAGGAGCGTGTCCACGGCACCGCGGGTGTATCCGTACCAGGTGGCGTGCTCACGCCCGGCCCGGGGAGCCGGCGCGTCGGTGCTCCGCTCGGTGTGCCAGAAGTCGCAGACGCCCAGGTGGGCGTAGGTGCCCTGGAGGAGCGCGTCCAGTGGCCGGGGGTCGGGGCGCCACGGGGCGTGGTAGCGGGCCGGGGACGCCGGGCCGTGCAGGGGGACCAGGTCGAGCAGGGCCCCGAGCTGCACGTGCAGGAACTCGTGGACCAGGGTGAGGGCGAAGAGCACGGGATCGGCGGGCGGGGAGAGGGCGACGGCGCCGTAGGCCCTGCGGGCCGCGGAGCTCACCGCGGTGCCGCCCGGTGCGGGGTCGAGCGGCACCAGGGTGGTCAGGCAGGCGGCGACGGCCCGGGCGTGCCAGGGATGGCGGCGGACCAGGACCTGCCAGGCGCCGTCCAGGGCGCGCTGCCAGTGCTCGGCCTCGTCGGCGCTCTGCTCCCCGGCGGGGAGATGGCCGTGGACGTCGCGGAACGGGCCGCGGTCGGCCAGCCGCAGGCGCAGCACCAGGCCGTCGCACTCGGTGGCCAGCAGGTGCGGCCCGCAGAGCGCGGCCGGTCCGCCGGCGGCCAGTTCGCCGAACCAGGAGAGGTCGGGCCGGTCACCGTGGGCGCACCCGGCCAGGGCGCGGGCCAGGCCCTCGTCGAGGTAGGGGTGGAGCATCACCGCCCGCCAGCGGTCCGGATCGTCGCGGTACAGGCCGGCCAGGTGCCGGTAGGGCTCGTCGAAGCCGGAGCCCGGGGGCAGCGACCGGCGGACGGCCGCCAGCAGCAGTCGGCGCTTGCTGAGCTGCCCGCGTCTCAGCTCGGCCACGGCCGCGGTGCCGCCGCGGGCGCGGGCGACGGCGTCGAACAGGGCCGCGTCGACGTCGTGCGTGGCGAGGGTGCCGGGAGCGGACGGGTCGGGGGGCGGGACGGGCACGGGGGCTTGCTCCTCGCGGGCGGGCCGGGTGCGGGGCGCCGTCATCTCGCCGCCGGCTGGGCCGCCGCGCGCAGCGCCGTGACGTCCCGGCGCAGCCGTTCGGCGATGTGGTCGACGAGGACGGCGAGGTCCTGGCAGTAGACGGACGGGGCGGCGAAGGGGGTCGGCGTCGCCCCGGGATGGTAGCGGTGGGCGTACAGGCCACCGCCGCACACCGCCGCGCGGGGGCAGGCCGCGCAGACGGGGGCGAGGCCGGCCAGCCCGCGTTGGCGGGCCCGGAAGGCCTCGTGGCGGGCGGCGTCGGCGAAGGTGTGGCGGAAGACGTCGAGACCGGTGCCCGGGGCCCCGGGGTAGGTGACCTTGAGCGAATCGGCCTGCTCGATCGTGCCGTCGGTCTCGACGACCACGAGGTCGACCGGGGTCAGTCCGACGGTCTCGCTGCGGGCGGTGCCGCCGAGCAGCAGCGCCAGGATCTCCTCGAAGAGCCGCACCCCGGTCTCCCGGCGCGGTGCGTCGTACCAGCGGT
Coding sequences within:
- a CDS encoding replication initiator; the encoded protein is MPGILRQLSGLGGCTNPIRLDGHRTEYDVDTTTGEIGRILQHLNSTDLPAGQLLVRCNNRRTTRCAACAEIYRRDTFHLITAGLRGGKGTPEQVAAHPRIFATFTAPGFGLVHNRRTDGRACRCGTHHDQDDDALGTPLDPDTYDYEAAVLWNAHAGALWRRFSIYLHREVAKRAGLSQRRLRDHARVSFAKVAEYQKRGAVHFHAVIRLDGPNGGDTPPPPWATAELLTDAIQTAATKVRVDGPTLDGRTHAFTFGRQLDVRTIRSADFNDGQELTERAVAAYIAKYATKGAETATGALDRPLKFAAELAQLDISDHARRLIRTAWTLGARKDLEHLRLRAWAHMLGFRGHFSTKSRRYSTTLGALRDARAEWRRAQAVAPANPQPGTTYVLAHWVFAGTGLSSAETWLAASLAPAPGTEGEPTA
- a CDS encoding excisionase family DNA-binding protein codes for the protein MTDRYLSVDQVAELLGTTTRFPRRLIEERRIRYVKVGRHVRIPQSAVDEFIQSRTVEPLRRPRTGFRRAA
- a CDS encoding site-specific integrase gives rise to the protein MANSKGRRRRFGAIRRLPSGRYQARYPGPDGVMRPAPITFETTADADDWLAEKQTEIRRGEWRDPEAGAVSFRAYADKWVDEREIAPLTRDLYRYLLDKHLFAFTESDLDEITAPRVREWRADRLRTANAKTMTAKAYRLLKAIMETAVDDELISRNPCRIKGAGKEKAAERRIATVAQVDALANAVGMRWRLMVYLGAYGPMRPEELAGLRRRDVDLDNLRVRVRLAEPERMNGRRVQGDTKSEAGTRTVILPAFLHRELRWHLESYAEQGPDGLLFVGEKGAPFRRSTFGRRWRKAREIVGMPEGFRFYDLRHTGHTLSTRSGATLKDTMVRAGQSSEKAALIYQHSDDERQEEVAAGLDATVRKARAAAAQRAPDKPSGTNLARDN
- the dcd gene encoding dCTP deaminase, which translates into the protein MLLSDKDIRAEIDAGRVRIDPYDETMVQPSSIDVRLDRMFRVFENHRYPHIDPSVEQADLTRLVEPEGDEPFILHPGEFVLASTYEVITLPDDLASRLEGKSSLGRLGLVTHSTAGFIDPGFSGHVTLELSNLATLPIKLWPGMKIGQLCMFRLSSPAEHSYGSERYGSRYQGQRGPTASRSYLNFHRTQV
- a CDS encoding phosphoribosyltransferase; its protein translation is MSSDSPVRENLTYEQFGVAVRELAQTIADDGFEPDIVLSIARGGVFVAGGLAYALDCKNLHLVNVEFYTGVGTTLEMPVMLAPVPNVIDFSDKKVLITDDVADTGKTLKLVRDFCLETVAEVRSAVIYEKSHSLVKCEYVWKRTDDWINFPWSVLPVVRKSGEPVTPSKEAL
- a CDS encoding YIP1 family protein; translated protein: MSQLCRNGGLGCPSPPHRSPGPGTFEDVAGFRNGRGGRDDRAPQARPQQPAYGQQAPPQSYGGQPGPSYGYPSAPQPYPQHGGASGWPQAQARGGHHGRTQPGGDGPEYFGDDNGYGAGAPDPYAANHPGSTQAFSVDEAAGYTQGATYHAGSAAPSGPIGPRLHWKDLLKGIVLAPNQTFLQMRDYAMWGPALIVTFLYGLLAVFGFDGARADAINATLTNAVPIVLVTAVAMVLSSFVLGVVTHTLARQLGGDGAWQPTVGLSMLIMSITDAPRLLFAVFFGGNAGFVQLLGWATWVAAGVLLTLMVGKSHDLPWPKALGASAIQLIALLSIVKLGTF
- a CDS encoding IS4 family transposase, whose amino-acid sequence is MSADVGELSGLGLLTWVYPSGLVDRAVAACGRAEQRRRLLPARLMVYFVLGLALFSPAPYLDVMRHLVEGLRGQGLLGDWRIPAKSSLFRARQRLGPEPLRVLFTTTAKPMGTEGTPGAFWRGLRLLAVDGTCWDVADSAANEAAFGRPGNSRGHDKSSFPQVRMACLIEVGTHLVLDAELAGCRTGEVTLVSRLPRSCGPGQLVLADREFLGVPLWRAFTATGADLLWRVPANRVLPVDRILRDGSWLSRIHAHTDPAHTDPVTVRVLAYQLNGTGHAGEDYRLVTSLLDARRHPARQLAALYQERWEAEAVFAELKTHQRGARVVISSKTPEGVLQQIWAHLLVHHALRELMVRTAATRSLDPDQVSFTETLRSARRSVTVTPGSFSP
- a CDS encoding HEXXH motif-containing putative peptide modification protein, coding for MPVPPPDPSAPGTLATHDVDAALFDAVARARGGTAAVAELRRGQLSKRRLLLAAVRRSLPPGSGFDEPYRHLAGLYRDDPDRWRAVMLHPYLDEGLARALAGCAHGDRPDLSWFGELAAGGPAALCGPHLLATECDGLVLRLRLADRGPFRDVHGHLPAGEQSADEAEHWQRALDGAWQVLVRRHPWHARAVAACLTTLVPLDPAPGGTAVSSAARRAYGAVALSPPADPVLFALTLVHEFLHVQLGALLDLVPLHGPASPARYHAPWRPDPRPLDALLQGTYAHLGVCDFWHTERSTDAPAPRAGREHATWYGYTRGAVDTLLGSGELLPAGRRFTEGMRAALARLGGD